In Tenebrio molitor chromosome 6, icTenMoli1.1, whole genome shotgun sequence, one genomic interval encodes:
- the LOC138133294 gene encoding uncharacterized protein encodes MPECKKCKRVTNNGLKCIICNSVYHIGCAKLIKRIKTINENQINCCEDGEVMDAASEVNDTEPLGSEDDINLLRGEIRYLKSLMEHKDVIIQQKDIIIHTQQEEIELLKDNLKLKNIIDKMQEKVVFNDSTCTTNRGDKENNEIASTNKTNKITTQLITEKISKEDNTGGNSQNKVQVPKELKDDDFILVERKKSKKPPTIPSNPIEKNKMRSKPLIGSSTATSTLSSIPKNVHLHVSRLSPDTEAEKLQAYLRPFVISISSCEKLKSKRPEVYSSFRISLPASELEKVMDPQIWPQGISINRYFFPKRNSDRLAT; translated from the coding sequence ATGCCTGAGTGCAAAAAGTGTAAAAGAGTGACCAACAATGGTCTAAAGTGCATAATTTGTAATTCAGTTTATCACATAGGTTGTGCTAAACTCATTAAACGAATTAAAACTATAAATGAAAACCAAATCAATTGTTGTGAAGATGGTGAAGTTATGGATGCAGCATCCGAAGTTAATGATACAGAACCTCTCGGTTCTGAAGATGATATCAACCTATTACGTGGTGAGATCAGGTATTTAAAATCTCTCATGGAACATAAAGATGTCATAATCCAGCAAAAGGACATTATTATTCACACACAACAAGAAGAAATTGAGTTGCTAAAAGATAACTTGAAGCTAAAAAACATCATAGATAAAATGCaagaaaaagttgttttcaaCGATTCCACCTGCACCACCAACCGAGGTGACAAAGAAAACAATGAAATAGCGTCGACCAATAAAACCAATAAGATAACTACGCAATTAATTACCGAAAAAATTTCTAAAGAAGACAATACAGGCGGTAACAGTCAGAACAAAGTTCAAGTCCCTAAGGAATTGAAAGATGATGATTTTATATTAGTCGAGAGgaagaaatcaaaaaaacCTCCAACCATTCCCTCAAATccaatcgaaaaaaataaaatgcgtAGTAAACCGTTAATTGGTTCCTCAACAGCTACTAGCACCTTATCGAGTATTCCGAAAAACGTCCATTTACATGTCTCCAGATTGTCACCTGACACTGAAGCTGAGAAACTACAAGCATATCTACGACCTTTTGTAATATCTATTTCTTCCTGCGAAAAATTGAAGTCTAAAAGACCAGAAGTATACTCATCATTCAGGATCTCACTCCCCGCTTCCGAATTGGAAAAAGTTATGGATCCGCAAATTTGGCCCCAAGGCATATCAattaatagatattttttcccgaagaggaactcggatcgtctggcaacataa